In Treponema denticola, one genomic interval encodes:
- the cobM gene encoding precorrin-4 C(11)-methyltransferase — MVYFVGAGPGDPDLITIKGRKLIEKADIIIYAGSLVSAEHLTFAKPNCKTYNSASMTLEEVIKVMEENRNAQIVRLHTGDPSIYGAVREQMDELDKLRIDYEVIPGVSSCTAAAAAIKKEFTLPDVSQTIILTRMEGRTPVPQEEKLAALAEHKASMAIFLSVQNIENVVAELLKGYKDEATPAAVIYKATWEDQEIIIGTLSDIAQKVKKAGINKTAQILVGNFIAGDYKRSQLYNSKFSLEFRKAEK; from the coding sequence ATGGTTTATTTTGTAGGGGCAGGTCCGGGAGATCCGGATTTAATTACGATAAAAGGGCGTAAGCTGATTGAAAAAGCCGATATAATTATTTATGCAGGCTCTTTGGTTTCAGCGGAGCATCTCACGTTTGCAAAGCCTAACTGTAAAACTTATAATTCGGCTTCAATGACTCTTGAAGAAGTTATCAAAGTTATGGAGGAAAACCGCAATGCGCAGATTGTGAGGCTTCACACCGGCGACCCTTCAATCTATGGGGCTGTCAGGGAGCAGATGGATGAGCTTGATAAACTTAGGATAGACTATGAGGTTATCCCGGGCGTGAGTTCATGTACGGCGGCGGCGGCGGCAATCAAAAAAGAGTTCACCCTTCCCGATGTAAGCCAGACAATTATTCTAACCCGCATGGAAGGCCGCACACCCGTTCCTCAGGAGGAAAAGCTGGCAGCTCTTGCAGAACATAAGGCCTCGATGGCGATTTTTTTGTCGGTGCAAAATATAGAAAATGTAGTTGCAGAACTTCTTAAAGGCTATAAGGATGAAGCTACCCCCGCTGCCGTAATTTACAAGGCGACTTGGGAAGATCAAGAAATAATAATAGGTACCCTCAGCGATATTGCTCAAAAAGTGAAGAAGGCCGGTATAAACAAAACGGCACAAATCTTGGTAGGGAATTTTATTGCGGGAGATTATAAAAGGTCTCAGCTTTACAATTCTAAATTTTCTCTCGAATTTAGAAAAGCGGAAAAATGA
- the cbiG gene encoding cobalt-precorrin 5A hydrolase — translation MKKIAVYSFTEKGKLLGEKLSDLNSQIEHFYNAKTAGGIRSLIPDDFKNRDALIFISSTGIAVRMIKDYIKDKTQDPAVLVIDDLGRFVISLLSGHLGGANALTEKIAKLLGAVSVITTASDGRNIEAVDLFAQKNNYAILSMEDAKIITSLMVDGKTIGFCSEDKAAPINYPHLFILQEKDFNSHFKALIEEKKLEGLIIVSNKKRETISALSRSLPIVHLVPKNLNLGIGLKKGVDKETLAEAVKKALDSINKDLKAVKAIASIDLKQNEKGLLEFAKELKISPVFFSESQIEQIEDNFEKSEFVKKTVGVYNVSAPSAFLLGGKIILDKFKHEGVTVSVAESMS, via the coding sequence ATGAAAAAAATAGCAGTTTATTCCTTCACCGAAAAAGGGAAGCTCTTGGGAGAAAAATTATCGGACCTGAATTCACAAATCGAGCATTTTTATAATGCAAAAACAGCCGGAGGAATCCGCTCCCTTATTCCCGATGATTTTAAAAATCGGGATGCTCTCATCTTTATTTCTTCTACAGGTATTGCCGTCCGAATGATAAAGGATTATATAAAGGATAAAACCCAAGACCCTGCGGTGCTTGTAATCGATGATTTAGGCCGTTTTGTAATTTCGCTTTTGTCGGGGCACTTGGGCGGGGCTAATGCTCTTACCGAAAAAATTGCAAAGCTGCTCGGGGCAGTGAGTGTAATTACAACGGCTTCCGACGGCCGGAATATAGAAGCCGTCGACTTGTTTGCTCAAAAAAACAATTATGCTATTTTATCTATGGAAGATGCAAAGATAATTACCTCCCTTATGGTAGATGGAAAAACTATAGGCTTTTGTTCCGAAGATAAGGCGGCACCGATAAATTATCCCCATCTTTTTATTTTACAAGAGAAAGATTTTAATTCGCATTTTAAGGCTTTAATCGAAGAAAAAAAACTTGAAGGTCTTATCATCGTTTCAAATAAAAAAAGAGAAACCATATCGGCTTTAAGCCGGTCTTTGCCCATCGTTCACTTGGTGCCTAAAAATTTAAACTTAGGGATAGGCTTAAAAAAAGGAGTGGATAAAGAGACCCTTGCCGAGGCGGTAAAAAAAGCCCTCGATTCAATAAACAAGGATTTAAAGGCTGTTAAAGCGATAGCTTCGATAGACTTAAAACAAAACGAAAAAGGCTTGCTTGAGTTTGCAAAAGAATTAAAAATAAGCCCCGTCTTTTTTTCTGAAAGCCAAATAGAACAAATAGAAGATAATTTTGAAAAGTCCGAGTTTGTAAAAAAGACCGTCGGAGTTTACAATGTTTCGGCCCCTTCCGCCTTTCTCCTCGGCGGCAAAATAATTTTAGATAAGTTTAAACACGAGGGTGTAACCGTTTCGGTTGCGGAGAGCATGAGTTAA
- a CDS encoding ParA family protein, translating to MGKTFVFVNQKGGVGKTTSVINLGAYIALTGKKTLLIDFDPQGNMSSGVGIQKKRPTVYEALAQKTSIKNTIYPTTVKNLSAIPASIDLSGATVELVDEADREFYLKNIIESVKNEYDYILIDCPPSLGILTLNGLTAADQVYIPLQCEYFALEGLTLLLQTVQRVQQSLNPSLEIGGIFFTMFDSRTNLAQEVVQQVSSYFKDKVFSTIVPRNVRLSEAPSHGVPICNYDAKCTGARSYEKLADEVLNRG from the coding sequence ATGGGAAAAACATTTGTTTTTGTAAACCAAAAGGGCGGGGTCGGGAAGACGACTTCCGTAATTAATTTGGGTGCTTACATCGCACTGACAGGAAAAAAGACTCTTCTAATAGACTTTGACCCTCAAGGGAATATGTCTTCCGGTGTCGGTATTCAAAAAAAGCGGCCGACCGTTTATGAGGCCCTTGCCCAAAAGACCTCAATAAAAAATACCATCTACCCTACAACGGTAAAAAACTTATCGGCAATCCCGGCTTCAATAGACCTTTCGGGAGCAACGGTAGAGCTTGTAGATGAAGCCGACAGGGAATTCTATCTTAAAAATATTATAGAAAGCGTAAAAAACGAATACGATTATATCTTAATCGACTGCCCCCCGTCTTTAGGTATCTTAACCTTAAACGGACTCACAGCAGCCGATCAAGTGTACATACCGCTCCAATGCGAATATTTTGCTCTTGAAGGTTTAACCCTTCTTTTGCAGACAGTTCAAAGGGTACAGCAAAGCCTTAATCCTTCTCTTGAAATAGGCGGAATATTTTTTACCATGTTCGACTCAAGAACCAATCTTGCTCAAGAAGTTGTACAGCAGGTATCCTCATATTTTAAAGACAAGGTTTTTTCGACCATTGTTCCGCGGAATGTAAGACTATCCGAAGCCCCCTCACATGGAGTTCCGATTTGCAATTATGATGCAAAATGTACGGGAGCAAGGAGTTACGAAAAACTTGCAGATGAGGTACTGAACCGTGGCTAA
- a CDS encoding ParB/RepB/Spo0J family partition protein, producing the protein MAKKSALGRGLNALLEEQPANQIVESLNVSEDSIINIDPKLLQPNPYQPRKTFDEEKISELAESIKEHGIIQPIVAEKHEDKGYFIIAGERRTRAAISLGLETVPVILRSFEEKKKLEVALIENIQREDLNAVDEALAYQEIMELAAINQEELAKRVGKSRSAITNSLRILKLPEEMKDALRVNKITAGHARSLLSIVNPADQKILFSRILESELSVREAESMAADLNSGIGRITKKQKKETQSLSTDSFELRDIEQQFINSLGTKVQIKGNLKKGVVEISYFSKDDLDMLYKKINSET; encoded by the coding sequence GTGGCTAAAAAATCGGCATTAGGAAGGGGCCTTAATGCCCTCTTGGAAGAACAACCGGCAAATCAGATAGTGGAATCACTGAATGTTTCCGAAGACTCAATTATCAATATTGACCCTAAACTGCTGCAGCCGAATCCATATCAGCCCCGAAAAACCTTTGATGAAGAAAAAATAAGCGAGCTTGCAGAATCAATAAAAGAACACGGAATAATTCAGCCGATTGTAGCCGAAAAACATGAGGACAAGGGTTATTTTATAATAGCCGGAGAAAGGCGCACAAGAGCGGCCATCAGCTTAGGCTTGGAAACGGTTCCGGTAATCCTACGCAGCTTTGAAGAAAAAAAGAAACTGGAAGTAGCCCTTATCGAAAACATTCAGCGGGAAGATCTAAACGCAGTCGATGAAGCCCTTGCCTACCAAGAGATTATGGAACTTGCAGCCATAAACCAAGAAGAACTTGCAAAGAGAGTCGGCAAAAGCAGGTCGGCGATTACAAACAGTTTAAGAATATTAAAGCTGCCGGAAGAAATGAAAGATGCTTTGCGGGTAAATAAAATAACGGCTGGTCATGCACGTTCTCTACTATCAATAGTAAATCCTGCCGATCAAAAAATTCTTTTTTCAAGAATTTTAGAATCGGAACTATCGGTACGCGAAGCCGAGTCAATGGCAGCCGATCTTAATTCTGGAATCGGCCGCATAACAAAAAAACAAAAAAAAGAAACACAATCACTTTCTACGGATAGTTTTGAATTAAGAGATATTGAACAGCAGTTTATAAACTCCTTAGGGACAAAGGTTCAAATAAAGGGAAACTTAAAAAAAGGAGTTGTCGAAATATCATACTTTTCAAAAGATGATTTGGACATGCTATATAAAAAGATAAATTCGGAAACTTAG
- a CDS encoding nucleotidyltransferase family protein, with protein sequence MINKEIFEIRDRFLEAVKPQKIILFGSYAKDSFTEDSDYDFYLIMPDDTKNVLHSAQKAYLSLIDMDTKPVDIVVNTAAVFEKRSKMPTLERLVAQDGVVIYE encoded by the coding sequence ATGATAAATAAGGAAATCTTTGAAATTCGAGATAGATTTTTAGAAGCTGTTAAACCTCAAAAAATAATATTATTCGGATCATATGCTAAAGATTCTTTTACTGAAGACAGTGATTACGATTTTTATCTTATAATGCCTGATGATACTAAGAATGTATTACATTCGGCGCAGAAAGCCTATTTATCTCTGATAGATATGGACACAAAGCCTGTTGATATTGTTGTTAATACTGCTGCGGTATTTGAAAAAAGAAGTAAAATGCCTACACTTGAAAGACTTGTTGCACAGGATGGAGTTGTTATTTATGAATGA
- a CDS encoding HEPN domain-containing protein yields the protein MNDEAVKEWFDFANMDFACAKHLYENMHPRPLTIICYHCQQASEKFLKGLLIGLNEEIQKTHDLLVLAKLIKNSINVPINILKICAILNPYSVRSRYPQEVYVDDNDTKYAIDSAYRLKKWVEGAVDAI from the coding sequence ATGAATGATGAAGCGGTTAAAGAATGGTTTGATTTTGCAAACATGGATTTTGCTTGTGCAAAACATTTATATGAAAATATGCATCCCAGGCCTTTAACTATTATCTGTTATCATTGCCAGCAAGCTTCGGAAAAATTTTTAAAAGGTTTGCTTATAGGGCTAAATGAAGAAATTCAAAAGACACATGATTTACTTGTACTGGCGAAATTGATAAAAAACAGCATCAATGTTCCAATTAATATTTTGAAAATATGTGCAATTCTCAATCCTTATAGTGTAAGAAGCCGATATCCGCAAGAGGTTTATGTAGACGATAATGATACAAAATATGCTATAGATTCGGCATACAGATTAAAAAAATGGGTAGAAGGTGCTGTTGATGCCATCTAA